In Halobacteroides halobius DSM 5150, the genomic window TTTAAGTTATAAGTTATTTAACCAATGCTCCCAATTAAAGTTATTACTAACTATCATAAATATTGAGTATTTTATTTTTCGAGTTAATTTGAGTAATGAACCACTAAATTTAGTCTTTTTCTTGATCAATTTTAATAAAATGAATAAAATTAATGCACTATAGATTTGAGTAAATACTGCATTTTTATTATGTCCAAAGAACCTTTTAATTTTTAAATGTTACTTAATCCACTTGAAAAATAGCTCTATTTGCCGGCTTAACCCCCTAATATTGGAGAAAATCTATATCATACTCAATCATTCGTAACTTCTTATTTTATGCAATAAAGACTTCAGGCTTAATCTTTTTATCTTTAACAGCTCGATAATATTGAGTTGGAGCTTGGTTATTTAAACTACCATGTCTACGCCTGTTATTATAATATCTCATATACTCACTAACAATCTCATAGACCTCTATATAACTTTGAAATTCATTACGACTATAACATTCATCTTCTAATATAGAGTGGAATGATTCAATATGAGCATTCATATTCGGAGTTTTTACTGGTATTCTTTGGTACTTCATGCCTAGAGATTGACAAGTACTACCAAAGAGTTTAGATGTAAACTGTGAACCATTATCTGTTCTTATAACAGGTAAATCCATACCTTTAGTTAATTCTCTTTTAGCAAGAGCCTTTTTTAATACTCTGCAAGCATCTTCAGCTTTACAACTTAAACCTAAGTGGTAGTCAATTATTGACCTATCAAAGACATCTATTACTGATAACTGAAAGAAGAATTGATCTATTCCAGTGATACAACCATATTTAAGATCCATCTCCCAAAGTTGATTAGAATTACTAATCTCGTCTCTCTTAGCTAACCTTCTAGGGTGACGATTCTTTATCTTTCTTTGAGGTCTTAATATATCAAGCTCTTTGCACAATCTATATACCTTTTTATGGTTGATTTTAAGCATATAATCTTCCTTTAGACAAGTAGTTAATTTCTTATAACCATAAGGAAAACCATCACCTGCAACTAATTCTAATAACCATTCTTTTATCTGTTCATCTGAGATTTTTTCACCAGCATAGCTATAAGAATAGCCAGGGATAGGTCTACCATTAGGATTATTTGAGCTATTATCATCTTCGCTATTATGATTAATATTATAATAATAAGTGGATTCTGATAAACCGACAAAGTCTAAAACTGTAGCTATCTTGTAACCTTTCTTTATCCACTTTATTGCAACCTTCACTCTGTCGGTTACTGCGGGTTTGATTGATCTCTTAAATCTCTTAAAATAGCTAATTCTAGTTCTTTTTCAGCAAGTACTTTCTTTAGCTGATCATTTTCAGAACTTACTTTCTCTAATCTTTTAGAAGTTTCTTTGAGCTTTTTCTTTTGATCATTCGGTAATGAGTTAACAGAACCTGTCTTACGAGCTTTTTTAACCCAAGCATAAACAGTGCTTTTAGAAATTTCATGGCGCCGAGCTACTAAAGAAATATTATCTATCTGTCTGCATTCTTCTACCACTTGCTTTTTAAGTTCGTCAGAATACTTTGTTCTAGGCATTTTTAGTCCCCCTAATTTTAAATTATTTCCATTATACTACTAACAAACGATTTCTACAAGTCAGTTAGGGGGCTATATAGTTGCCAACGATCTTTATATAAGGCAGAGATATCTTGAGCATCTAAATCGAAACGATTAGTCACAACTTTAATAACTTTTGGATTATTACTTCTATCTTTAACCTTAATTTTAATTAGTCTTAATTCTTGTTCCATTTTGGTTCCTGAAACTTCAGAACCTAAAATGACATCAGTATCTAGCAAGATGTTGTTTTGCTTATCTGATTTATTTAATGGTATTTTTCTAATATATTCAATTTTAGCATTAGATTTGAGTTTAGTAACAAAATAAATATCTTTTGCAATAAGTTCATCAAACTTTTGATAATCTAAATAAGCTCTATCAAAAATATAAGTGTAACTAGGGTTGAAAGTTAAATTATTTAATATTTCTTTATCATGAATAACTGCATTGCTGATAATTATATTTTCTGGAGCTTTTGTATTTAAATCATAGAGAGTATGCAGTTTTATGCCACCTTTAGAACTTCTAAATTTCGCCCAAAGAAATAGTGATAAACAATAAACAGCAACTAATTGTTGAAGAATCAATTAGTTTAACAGAACCAATCTCTTTTAAAGCTTTTCTATACCCAGTTTGAGATTTAAGACGTTCAAATAGATACTGAAAAATATCATAAAATATTTTGTAGTCTCTATCTTCATTTTTTCTAGATATTTGTGACTTGCTGATTTCTGGTAAAACCTTATTAAGTTTGTTATTTCCTTTTAGTTCTGAAACAAAATCTTCTAAACTATCTTTTTCAGTAAGATGATAATAAAGTAAGCATAGTAAATGTTCTTTAGTTTTAAATTTATGGACTTTATAATCAGAATCGTATTTATCTACCAAATCGTCTAAAAAGTTATCACCTATTATATCTATGAATTTGTTTAATAATATGGTATACTCACTAGTACATTTCATTTTTTAGCTCCTTTGTTTAATGAATTGTGCTGTGAGGGCACTCATTCATTTAAGCAGAGGAGCTTTCATTTTGCAAAGGTAAATTTATCTAAAAAAACGATGCAACGCTAGTGCATTAAAGTATTACTTTTATTAAAATCCATTAAATTATCCCTCCTTTACACTTATATCATTTTTATTAAATTACATATAAAAATAAAAGTCCTCTCTTATTCAATTTACTACTAAATCCTACTAAAAAAGAGGATTCTTTTAATTTTTATTTAAAATATTACTCACAAGTTATAAAATAAAACTAATAATCAATTATAAACTTTTCTCTTTAAAATTTTAATAACTTTTTTATTAGAATCCGGTATAAAAAATTCTTCTTTATTTTCTAATAACAAAACTATTATATTATTATTCTTCTTATCATACTTAATTATATTATCTAAATTAATTATTTTGTTCTTATATATCAAATAATTATCCCCTATTATTAAGTAATAACTTTTAGAATAACTCATAAGACTACTAAATACTAAAAACATAGAAGTTAAAAA contains:
- a CDS encoding IS3 family transposase (programmed frameshift), translating into MPRTKYSDELKKQVVEECRQIDNISLVARRHEISKSTVYAWVKKARKTGSVNSLPNDQKKKLKETSKRLEKVSSENDQLKKVLAEKELELAILRDLRDQSNPPVTDRVKVAIKWIKKGYKIATVLDFVGLSESTYYYNINHNSEDDNSSNNPNGRPIPGYSYSYAGEKISDEQIKEWLLELVAGDGFPYGYKKLTTCLKEDYMLKINHKKVYRLCKELDILRPQRKIKNRHPRRLAKRDEISNSNQLWEMDLKYGCITGIDQFFFQLSVIDVFDRSIIDYHLGLSCKAEDACRVLKKALAKRELTKGMDLPVIRTDNGSQFTSKLFGSTCQSLGMKYQRIPVKTPNMNAHIESFHSILEDECYSRNEFQSYIEVYEIVSEYMRYYNNRRRHGSLNNQAPTQYYRAVKDKKIKPEVFIA
- a CDS encoding DUF4372 domain-containing protein; this encodes MKCTSEYTILLNKFIDIIGDNFLDDLVDKYDSDYKVHKFKTKEHLLCLLYYHLTEKDSLEDFVSELKGNNKLNKVLPEISKSQISRKNEDRDYKIFYDIFQYLFERLKSQTGYRKALKEIGSVKLIDSSTISCCLLFITISLGEI
- a CDS encoding IS4 family transposase, which produces MILQQLVAVYCLSLFLWAKFRSSKGGIKLHTLYDLNTKAPENIIISNAVIHDKEILNNLTFNPSYTYIFDRAYLDYQKFDELIAKDIYFVTKLKSNAKIEYIRKIPLNKSDKQNNILLDTDVILGSEVSGTKMEQELRLIKIKVKDRSNNPKVIKVVTNRFDLDAQDISALYKDRWQLYSPLTDL